Proteins from a single region of Sebastes umbrosus isolate fSebUmb1 chromosome 8, fSebUmb1.pri, whole genome shotgun sequence:
- the ficd gene encoding protein adenylyltransferase FICD produces the protein MAAAPVCRYTTGRFLGGWGPLLCVLLGSLVAVLLPLVGLEEDRCCASLKGFAQLRCQLWGGSQQPPAVQSTSLTVPFTALDVLPLRSKPSKEMVLEAKAALQLALEMRKLGKREKAHKLLVHALSMNPDFVDALTELGTILEEEKDVVQADHLYCKALTISPCNERALVSRDRTLPLVEEIDQRYFSIIDSKVRRLMSIPKGNSALRRVMEETYYHHIYHTVAIEGSTLTLSEIRHIIETRYAVAGKSLQEQNEAIGVDAAMKYINTTLLSRTGTMTVSDILEIHRRVLGYVDPVEGGRLRTSQVFVGHHIPPHPQDLQRHMQELVQWLNSEEALQLHPVEYAALAHYKLVYVHPFVDGNGRTSRLLMNLGLMQARYPPITIRKEQRAEYYGALDTANEGDVRPFIRFIARCTEMTLDTLLISTTEHAVGLPGASQDHACLDCKQTIPIHN, from the exons ATGGCTGCGGCGCCGGTGTGTCGTTACACCACTGGCCGGTTCCTCGGAGGATGGGGCCCGCTGCTGTGTGTGCTGCTCGGCTCTCTCGTGGCCGTCCTGCTGCCTCTGGTCGGGCTGGAGGAGGACCGGTGCTGCGCCAGCCTGAAGGGCTTCGCTCAGCTCCGCTGCCAGCTGTGGGGGGGCTCCCAGCAGCCTCCAGCTGTTCAGTCCACCAGCCTCACGGTCCCGTTCACCGCCCTGGATGTGCTGCCTCTCAGGTCCAAGCCCAGCAAAG AGATGGTGCTGGAGGCCAAAGCAGCTCTGCAGCTGGCTCTGGAGATGAGGAAACTGGGGAAGAGGGAGAAGGCTCACAAGCTGCTGGTACATGCACTCAGCATGAATCCAGACTTTGTGGATGCCCTAACGGAGCTGGGGACCattctggaggaggagaaggatgtCGTCCAGGCAGACCACCTCTATTGCAAGGCCTTGACCATATCGCCGTGTAATGAGAGAGCTCTGGTTAGCCGGGACCGAACTCTTCCCCTGGTGGAAGAGATTGACCAGCGTTACTTCAGCATCATTGACAGTAAAGTGCGCCGGCTCATGTCCATCCCTAAAGGCAACTCTGCACTCCGCCGGGTGATGGAGGAAACCTACTACCACCACATCTACCACACGGTGGCCATTGAAGGCAGCACACTCACCCTGTCTGAGATCCGTCACATCATTGAGACGCGTTACGCCGTCGCTGGGAAAAGCCTGCAGGAGCAGAACGAGGCCATCGGCGTGGATGCGGCCATGAAGTACATCAACACCACGCTGTTGTCCAGGACGGGAACCATGACTGTCAGTGACATCCTGGAGATTCACCGGCGGGTGCTCGGCTACGTGGACCCCGTGGAGGGCGGGAGGCTGCGCACCAGCCAGGTGTTTGTTGGCCACCACATCCCCCCGCACCCTCAGGACCTGCAGAGACACATGCAGGAGCTGGTTCAGTGGCTCAACTCTGAGGAGGCCCTGCAGTTGCACCCTGTGGAGTACGCCGCTCTCGCCCACTACAAACTTGTGTACGTGCACCCATTTGTGGACGGTAACGGACGCACATCACGGCTGCTCATGAACCTGGGGCTCATGCAAGCGCGATACCCGCCGATCACCATTCGCAAAGAACAAAGGGCTGAGTATTATGGAGCTCTAGACACGGCCAACGAGGGCGACGTACGGCCCTTCATTCGCTTCATAGCCAGATGTACAGAGATGACATTGGACACATTGTTGATTTCTACAACAGAGCACGCCGTGGGGCTGCCGGGAGCCAGCCAGGACCACGCCTGCCTCGACTGCAAACAGACCATCCCGATTCATAACTGA